Part of the Paenibacillus guangzhouensis genome is shown below.
TTCGTCGATAATGTTCATCGTCATCGTCTTCAGCTCCTCGATTCATTTCAAATTTAGCCCTATAAACAACAAAAAATCGTCCCCGTCTATTGCTAGACATCGGGACGATTGAATAACCGTGTTACCACCCAAATTGCATCCACAGCGCGTACGTCGCCATGAATACCACTCTTAGCGATAATATCGATCGCTACTCCGCTTAGGGACTGCCTAAGATACTCCAGAGTGTAATTCGCAGGATTTGTATGTACTGGGTCTCATCAACCCCCAGCTTTCTGAGAACAGGGACAAACTGCTACTTCGCTCTTTCAACGTATAGGACATATCAGATTACAGCCATTATAGAGAATTCAGATTGCAATGTCAACATGATCAGCAGCGTCGGGACGGGAAGCGTAATACTCCGTTCACACTGCATTCATACAGGCATGATAGGATACATGTACGAAGAAACAACAACGCACAAAAAGAGGTGAACCTACATGCTAGCAGCTGCCATTATTTTCATTAACTGTGCCCTTATTTTCTACACCATCGGTGTCTGGGGTGAAAAACGTTCCGGCACACTTCAAACCAAACATTTGATTTATTTCCTACTGGGTCTCGTCTGCGATACGACAGGTACAACCCTCATGAGTACACTCGCCTCGAATGGCGGGAATGTCATTCATGCGCTAACCGGCGGCGCCGCGCTTATCCTGATGCTAATCCATGCAGTCTGGGCTGCACTCGTCAAATGGAAAGGATCCGCGAATGCGCAGCACACCTTCCATCGCTTCAGCTTGATCGTCTGGATTCTATGGCTGTTTCCATATTTCATCGGTGTTGGCATGAGCATGTTATAAGCACTACGTTAATCTTTCGCTTTGCCGATACGCTTCTCTGACCCGTCCGATTTGTTCGATGTGTCCTTGAATATGCTGAACCCGGTATTCCAGCAATTGCTCGAAGGTAAATCGCCCTGCGTCTTCGTAGACGCCTACACGCTTGATCTGCTCCTCTGTAAGATGCTCGAGAATCGGCTGCATACTGGAACGCAGCATTTGGAACAGAAGCAGATAATGTTCACGGTCTGACAAATCGTAGCTCAGATGGTTCGCGAATGCGTTCTGATCGAAGGAAACAAGAACCGGCTCATCTTCAGCCAATACTCTTCGTATTCGATGCGTAGATGAGATCTCGGAATCCGTAACATGAATGATAATCTGATGAATACTCCATTGTTCTGGGGAAGGCTTGAATCGAAGTTCTTCCTCCGTCAATCCTTCAATGGCTTCCCGAAGCATCGCATGACCACGACCATACTCTTCTATTAATGATCTCATCATTGCCCTCCTTGGATTTGTTGTAACTTATTGCGATATAAATGTGATAATTATTAAAAAAGAGGACCCTTTCGGGTCCTCTTTTATTGATAAATCAAGGTTTTCTGGGGGATGATTACATCATGCCGCCCATTCCACCCATGCCGCCCATATCAGGCATAGCTGGTTTGTTTGGTTCTGGCTTGTCAGCGATAACCGCTTCGGTAGTCAAGAACATAGCTGCAACAGATGCTGCGTTTTGCAATGCGGAACGAGTCACTTTCGCTGGGTCAACGATACCAGTCTCAATCATGTTCACCCATTCGCCAGTTGCTGCGTTGTAACCGATGCCTACGGATTCTTTTTTCAGACGCTCAACGATAACAGATCCTTCTTGACCTGCGTTCGCTGCGATTGTACGAACTGGCTCTTCTAGAGCACGCAAAATGATGTTCACACCTGTCTGCTCATCACCGCTCGCTTGAACTGCTGCTACAGCGTTGAAGATACTTACAAGCGCTGTACCACCACCTGCAACGATACCTTCTTCAACCGCTGCACGTGTAGCATTCAATGCGTCTTCAATACGCAATTTGCGCTCTTTCAATTCTGTCTCAGTAGCTGCACCAACTTTGATAACCGCTACGCCGCCAGCCAATTTAGCCAGACGCTCTTGCAATTTTTCTTTATCGAATTCGGAAGTTGTTTCTTCCAATTGAGCACGGATTTGGTTCACGCGCGCTTCGATATCTTCTTTTGCACCGTTGCCATCAACGATGATTGTATTGTCTTTTGTTACACGGATTTGGCGAGCAGTACCCAATTGCCCAACTGTCGTCGATTTCAGATCAAGACCCAACTCTTCTGTGATCACTTGACCGCCAGTGAGTGCAGCGATGTCAGCTAGCATTGCTTTGCGGCGATCGCCGAAGCCTGGAGCTTTAACGGATACGCAAGTGAATGTACCGCGAAGTTTATTCATGATCAGTGTCGCTTGCGCTTCACCTTCAACATCCTCAGCGATGATTAGAAGCTGCTTACCAGCTTGAACCACTTTCTCAAGCACTGGCAAGATTTCTTGGATGTTCGAGATCTTCTTATCTGTGATCAAAATGTAAGGATTGTCAAGAACCGCTTCCATTTTGTCTGTATCTGTAATCATGTACGGAGAAGTATATCCACGGTCGAATTGCATCCCTTCAACCACTTCAAGCTCCGTGTAGAAGCCTTTCGACTCTTCCACTGTAATTACGCCGTCTTTGCCGACTTTCTCCATCGCTTCAGCGATCAATTGACCAACTTCATCGTCAGCAGCCGAGATTGCAGCAACTTGTGCAATCGATTGTTTGCCTTCGATTGGTTTTGCAATTTTTTGCAATTCTTCAACCGCTGCACGAACCGCTTTGTCGATCCCTTTGCGGATCACCATTGGGTTAGCGCCTGCAGTTACGTTTTTCAAACCTTCACGGATCATTGCTTGTGCAAGAACCGTAGCTGTTGTTGTACCGTCACCGGCAACATCATTCGTTTTGGTAGCTACTTCTTTAACAAGCTGTGCACCCATGTTCTCGAATGCATCTTCAAGCTCGATTTCTTTAGCGATTGTAACACCGTCATTGGTGATCAATGGGCTGCCGAATTTCTTCTCAAGAACAACGTTGCGTCCTTTAGGACCAAGCGTAACTTTTACTGCGTTTGCTAATGTATCTACACCACGAAGCATCGCACGGCGTGCGTCTTCGCTGAATTTAATTTCCTTTGCCATCGTGAAAAACCTCCTAAATAATTGTAATTGTTATTATGGATTCACTGATTGGAATGAATTAGCCGATAATCGCGTGGATATCGCTTTCTTTCATAATCAAATATTCTTTACCTTCGAATTTCACTTCAGTGCCAGCGTATTTCGAGAAG
Proteins encoded:
- a CDS encoding DinB family protein; translation: MRSLIEEYGRGHAMLREAIEGLTEEELRFKPSPEQWSIHQIIIHVTDSEISSTHRIRRVLAEDEPVLVSFDQNAFANHLSYDLSDREHYLLLFQMLRSSMQPILEHLTEEQIKRVGVYEDAGRFTFEQLLEYRVQHIQGHIEQIGRVREAYRQSERLT
- the groL gene encoding chaperonin GroEL (60 kDa chaperone family; promotes refolding of misfolded polypeptides especially under stressful conditions; forms two stacked rings of heptamers to form a barrel-shaped 14mer; ends can be capped by GroES; misfolded proteins enter the barrel where they are refolded when GroES binds) — its product is MAKEIKFSEDARRAMLRGVDTLANAVKVTLGPKGRNVVLEKKFGSPLITNDGVTIAKEIELEDAFENMGAQLVKEVATKTNDVAGDGTTTATVLAQAMIREGLKNVTAGANPMVIRKGIDKAVRAAVEELQKIAKPIEGKQSIAQVAAISAADDEVGQLIAEAMEKVGKDGVITVEESKGFYTELEVVEGMQFDRGYTSPYMITDTDKMEAVLDNPYILITDKKISNIQEILPVLEKVVQAGKQLLIIAEDVEGEAQATLIMNKLRGTFTCVSVKAPGFGDRRKAMLADIAALTGGQVITEELGLDLKSTTVGQLGTARQIRVTKDNTIIVDGNGAKEDIEARVNQIRAQLEETTSEFDKEKLQERLAKLAGGVAVIKVGAATETELKERKLRIEDALNATRAAVEEGIVAGGGTALVSIFNAVAAVQASGDEQTGVNIILRALEEPVRTIAANAGQEGSVIVERLKKESVGIGYNAATGEWVNMIETGIVDPAKVTRSALQNAASVAAMFLTTEAVIADKPEPNKPAMPDMGGMGGMGGMM
- a CDS encoding HsmA family protein produces the protein MLAAAIIFINCALIFYTIGVWGEKRSGTLQTKHLIYFLLGLVCDTTGTTLMSTLASNGGNVIHALTGGAALILMLIHAVWAALVKWKGSANAQHTFHRFSLIVWILWLFPYFIGVGMSML